In Salinibaculum sp. SYNS191, the genomic window TGTTGACGATTGCACCACCGCCGTCTTCGAGCATCACCGGGATCTCTTTGCGCATACTCCGCCAGACGCCCGACAGGTTCACGTCGATAATTGCTTGCCAGTCTTTTTCGGAGATCTCGTCGACTGCATCGAACGTCCCGGGGATGCCTGCATTGTTGAATGCGACGTCCAGCCCGCCGAACTCCGACGTGGCTGTCTCGACCATCGTCTCGACATCATCATCGTCGGTCACGTCGACCTCGACGAACGTTGCATCCCCTGTTGTCTCCTCCGTTATCGTCGTTGTAGTCTCCTGGCCTCCCTCTCGGTCAACATCTGCAACGACGACATTCGCGCCAGCTTCCCCGAACGCGATGGCAGTTGCCTGGCCAATACCCGAGCCTGCACCTGTTATGACGACTGTCTCACCGGCAAAGTCACCATCTCGTGACATAGATAGACCTACCACGCCCCACGTGAAAGCCGGTTGCAGTATTCTCAGCGGATAGAAATATACTAAATATTTATTATGGTTTGTGGCCCCAGTCAGTTCCGATTGGACTCAACTTTTTCAGCTCGATTGACGTATCTTTGCGCATGGGTTCTGCTTCGCTGGCCGACGCGACCGTCCACTTTGGGCAGGGTACCGCCTCCAGCAGCTACATCGACGAACTGGCAGACGTCTGGATCCATGTCCGGTGATCGTCCGAAACGGCCGAGCGACGAGGCGACGAACGGGGGTCATCCATCGTCTGCTCAGATGACGACGAGGAGTGGTGACGGGACTGGTCTCCGCGCTTTCGGCTTCTTCTGTGGCGGCACGCTCGTGTTCTCGTGGGGACTCTGGGCCCTCCTGTTCGTGGGTTTCGTGCCGTCGTCTGCCATCGGTATCCTTGCCAGGGTCGGTGGGTTTGGCCCGCTGGTCGGCGCGCTCGTTGCCCTCTCGGCAACCGGGCGGAGCATCCGCGAGTGGGCCCGCTCGATTATCCGAATCCGCATCCGCGCGCGGTGGGTTGGCTGGGCGCTCGTCTTGCCGCCGCTGTTCATCGTCCTCGCCGGAGTCGTCCACGTCGTCGTATTCGGCGCGAGCATCGACCTCGATGCCATCAACCCACTCTGGTTCTATCCGATCGCGGTGGTCGTCGTGTTCTTCGTCGGCGGTGGCCAGGAAGAACTCGGCTGGCGCGGGTTCGCCCTCCCGGCTCTCCAGCAGCGCCTTACCGCTCTGACCGCCAGCATCGCCGTCGGCATCGTCTGGGCGCTCTGGCACCTCCCGCTGTTTTTCCTGCCCGGGAGCGCACAGAGCGACCTCCCGATGCTCCCGTATATTGTCGCTGTGACATCGGCGTCGATCGTCCTCACCTGGCTGTTCAACTCCTCGGGGAGCGTCTTGGTCCCGATGCTCTATCACGGCGGGATCAACCCGATTGCCGCCTACTTCCCGACGGGCGGGGTCGAGGCGATCGGGACTGTCACTGGATATACCTCCTACGCCATCGTTCTCGTCGTCGCAGTCGGCTTGCTGCTCGCCGTCTACGGCGCGCGCCATCTCTCCAATCAGCCGCGATTGACGCTCTCTACAGGCGGAGCAGGCCGACGGGCTTGACCCCGAGGCTTCCCCTCGACTCGGTCACTGTTGGCCTTCTCGAGAGCACGGCGGTCGTTCACAGGTCCGTCTGAAACCAGTCATTACAGCCCCGTTATCTTCATTGACGTCTCAACTTCCACCAACCGACAGTTGTTGCAGACAGTCGTCTCGATGGCCGTTCGATTCTTGCGCAGTTCATAAATAGTATGAATACGTAGGTTCGGTTAGACAGATGGCTCGGATCACTGGCTCCTATCCAGATGACCTCAACCTCCTTATTGAAGGTGCTGTTGAGGCTGGTGTGTTTGGGGGCAAGAGCGATGCGTTGCGAGAGTTCGTGCGTGAATACTTCGAGGATCACGAAAACGAGCGCATTGCAGCTGCAGTTGCTCTCTATGAACGCGAGCGAATCACGCTGGGTGATGCTGCGCGGCTCGCTGCTGTCGACCGCTGGACGATGCGCGACATCCTCCGCGAGCACGGCGTCGACCTCCGACTGGGTCTTGCTGATGAGGACGATGCAGCCTACGAAGTAGAGGCAGCGAGCGAACTCGAATTTGATGATGCGGACTCGGACGACGAGGAGCAGCCTGCGAAATGACAGGTACTGGCGTTCCAGCGAATCCAAGCGTCCTGAACACGACTGTCCTCTCGAATTTTACGTATATCGACCAGTTGTGGGTGATCACAGGACTTTCTGGAGTCTGTACGGTTCCAGTCGTTCGTGAGGAACTCGAAGACGGCGTTGATTCCCATCCCTATCTCCAATCAGCACTGGCTGTTCTCGACGACGAGATTCCAGTCACGACGGTTTCTGACACCGTTGCAAACAGAGAGGCAGTCGTCAGTGACCATCTTGATCCCGGCGAGGCACAGGCCTTCGCCCTGGCAGACGCACACGACGGCCGACTCCTGACCGACGACGGGGATGCTCGGTCGTTTGCCAAAGAACAGGGCGTGACTGTTGTCGGATCAGTCGGGACGCTCCTGGCTGCGCTTGATGCTGGCAAGATCGACGAATCGACCGCCGACGAGTGGATGTCGACGTGGATCGACGACATCGGCTACTACGTTCCGTATCGAACGATTTCGAAATATCGCTGACACCCTTCTCGTAGTTCGAACCTCCTGACCGGCGTGATCAGAACACGACTCTGACATCCTCCTGATTAATGTCGCCTGTCAATTACTTCCCGAGGTTCGACCGACACCGACGCTTGGCCATCGAACTCGGTCACGATACAGTCCGGCTCCGACGAGGCCAACGACGCCGAGCGCAACGCCCCACGTCAGAATCGCGTGGGGGACGTTGATCGTCACCAGCGCCGACGGGAGCAATACGCCCTCCGGTGCGACCACCGAAAGGTCGATTGGAAGCCGGCCCTGCGTAGCGTTGTCGGCTCCGTGCATCACCATGGCGAGCCACGCACTCCCGCCGGAGCCGTTGAATACCCACGCCAGCAGCACCGAGAAGCCGACGATGCCGACGAAGTACGAGCCGACCATCAGCACTCCCCAGTCGGCACGGAAGCCACCCGGCAGGAACTGCGGCAGGTGCCAGAAGCCCCAGAACACGCCGACGACGAGCGCCCCTCCCAGGGCACCGTAGCGTTCTTGCAGTTCTGGCTGGGCGAACCCGCGCCAGCCGAACTCCTCCTGACCGCCGCCAAGCAGCGTTCCGATGACGATGCCGATGACGATTGTCGTCGGGTTGACTTCGAACGCATTCCAGTCGATTGGGCCGCCGATGGCCCACGAGACGATGCCAGCGGCGTAGACGATGAGGAACGGGATGACGATAGCCGCGGCGTACCACGTCCAGTGGACACGGACCTTCGCGACGCGTCGGAACCACTCGCGGACGCTCTCGTCGCTCGCGGCGACGACCAGTGCTGCCGCCACCGAGGGCGCAAGCGCGCTCAGGAAACCTGCGAAGAACCAGCTCGTCCAAGACGGCTGTGTCATCCCGAGGATGTCCGGCAGCGCCCCAACGCCCCACGCCAGCGCATACGCCAGGGCGAAAAACGAGGTGAGCCGCTGTTTGCGGACAAATCCACGGACGGACTCGAACACGCCGGAACCGTCTGCCGCCGTCATTATCCGACCTCCGACCCGCGTCCAGGTGTCGATGGCTTGGACCTGTCGGCACCGGCGTCGTACCCGAGTCGGCCACCGGTCGCGACGATGAGCGCAATCGCGACCAGCCAGACGCCGATGTCGACTGCAACGAGAACCGTCAGAAAGCTCTCGCCGGTGATGGCGTCTATCGGAATTGGCACGAGCGTGCTGTTAGCCGTGTTGATGCCCGCATGCAGCACTATCGCGAGCAGCACGCTCTCTGTTCCATTGTAAATCCAGGTCAGGAGGAATGCGAAGCCGACGATGTTCACGACCCGGAGGACGAGTCCGGGGAGTTCCTCGACGAGCCACGCGAAACTGTAGACGGCGTTCGGGTCGGCCGCCAGTTGCGGCAGGTGCCAGAAGGCCCACACGACGCCGAGAATCAGTGTTGCCGACACCGGCGCGTACTGCTCCTGGAGTCTGGGGAGGGCGAACCCGCGCCAGCCGGGTTCTTCGTTCCCGCCTCCGATGAGTGCAACCGTCACGAACGAGACAGCGACGAGTGAGGCCCGTCCGGCAAGAACACTCGGGTCGACGCCCATTCCGAATAGGAGCATGCCAGCACTCGCCAGCACCACGACGAGCACGGGGAGGAACAGGGCGGCGAGATACCACCGCGGTGCGACGCGCCAGCGCACGATCTGTCCCGCCCACGCCCGCAGTGAACTCCCGTCGAGCCACGTGACGACGGCACCGGCGACTGCGGGACCGAAGCCACCCGCCACGTAGCTGAGCGTTCGGATCGGTTCGGCTGCCCCGAGGATGCCGGGGAGCCAGCCTACCCACGAGAAGCCATACGCGAGCAGGAAAAACGAGGCGACTGGATGGCGGGCCACCCGCCCGCGGAGGGAGGGGCTGCTCATGTGGTTCTAGATGCCAGCGATACTGTCAATGTGGACGATTCTTCTCAGACCGTGGGAAGTTGCAGGCCGACGAGTCCCAGTGTCAAGGCGCCGGGCAGGGAGGACTGTCTGGCGATGAGCACCGACAGCGGAGATGGCCGGCAAGCCGCCCTCAAAGCGTGAAGCGTCGCGCGGGCCAGGTCCTGGGCGTCCCCCGCCTCGCACACCGTCTGTCAGCCTGCGGACTATCGAATCTTCTCCAGCGAGCGATGCTCTGTTTCATCAGCGTGTGTAGCGAGGTACTGCAGAACCTGTTCGAACGCCTCAATCTCACCCGTCGCTTCGTCACTCGCTGCGCGCTGGCCTTCCCTGATGGCGTCGACCCGCCGACCCTCGGCGAGTTGGCGTTGCTCCCTGACGAACTCTCGGAGGCGGTCGATTCTGATGCGCTCGACGTCGGTATCCAGCATGCTACGGTCAACGGAGTGCCAATACTTGAATGCGCTCCATCGATCTTGCACTCGTCTTGCCCGTCATCCAGTCGGGATTCGAGTTCGTCGACGCGCTCTTGGAGTGCTGTGACGCGGCGCTTTCGCTGTCGCAGAACGTACAGCACACCGATGGGAATGCCGAAGAGAATCCCGAAGATGAGGACGATCACCAGCATTTCCGCGGGTGTCGGAAGTTGGAGTGGGAGGGGCACGGATGAAGATACGGTCAGTTTCCTCTAATACGTACCTCCAGTCCGTTCCTGCTGACCGAAACTCGTCGGCTAACGTTATACCTGCGGACAGGCTGTTTCCTGTATGAAACGACTGAATGCACTCTTTCGCCCTGTCGAGCGATATGCGGATGGCGTCTCTCCCAAAACCCACGGGATAGTAGCCATCGTCTCGCTTGCCACCTTTGTCGGAGTAATCGCACTGGGGTTCGTCCCGGTGACACGCCAGATCGAGACATCCGGCTACACTACTTCGGATTTGCAGGACGCGACGACCCGGGCGGAGGTAGATACGATACTGCAGGCCTTTGAGCCAGTCATGGACTCCGTTATGCTTCTATCGGTCCTCGATTACATCTTCATTCTGGCTGGGTTCTTCCTGTTTTTCTCACTCCACTCGCTCGTCCTGCACACGCTGGCGTTCCACGACAGGCTGGCGCTGATTCCGAAGATCGGAATGGTCCTGACTGTCTTTTCTCGGCTCCTCGACTCTCTGGAGAACCTCTGGGTTATCCTGATCTACACGAATCCCGAGGACTACGCGACGATCCTAATCTCCTTGATGAACGCTTCTGAAACGCTGAAGTGGACGCTCGTCAGAGTCGAATATCCCACGCTCGGAGTAGCCATCGTGGTTGCACTGCTCATACGGTATACCTCAGTGTTCGACAAGTACGTGGCGAGTCGACACTAGCCACCCGCAACAGGTCGGTTTCGGGCTCTCTGTCTGTGTTGGTTTCGGTCTCTCTGTCTGTGTTGGTTTCGGTCTCTCTGTCAGTGATGGTTATATCGTCTATATGAACTGAACATATCCAATTTCCGTACAGTCAAGCAGTTGCGAATCGAACTGCTCCGAGATTCCGGACGAGCGAGATCTTTCGGCATTTTCGTCGCTTTCAGTCTTAACGCTCTTTACGGTGGCTGCCGTATATCCGCGCAACGATGTCTATCGACCGAGATACATTCGAGAACACGAGTGAGGACGAACTTGCAGAACTCTCCGTCCCCGATCAAGTCCTCGGGTTTCTCGCCGCTAACGAGGATCGGGCCTTCAAGGCCCGCGAAATCGCGTCCCAGATCGACGTCGACGAGGGCGCAGTCAGCACCGCGCTCTCCCGATTGAAGGATCGCGACCTCGTCGAACACAAGGCAACGTACTGGGCGATCACCGACGACGCCGAGCGACTCGAGGGATACAGTGGCTACGAGCGAGCGACCGCGCTGTTCAACGACCAATTCGGCGCGGAGGACAAGAACACGTGGCGGGGACACGCACCCGAGGAACCACACCCGAGCGTCGAGGACGAACAGTGACCGACGCAGAGGCACCAATCTTCGAACGTGGCGAGTCGACACTAGCCACCCACAACAGGTCGGTTTCGGGCTCTCTGTCAGTGAAAGGTTATCCCACCCATGCGAACTGAACATATCCAATTTCCGTACAGTCAAGCCGTTGCGAATCGAATCGCGTCAGTCGTCGTCAGCAGTGTAGGCCCCGCTTCGATGTTCGATCCGGTGTACCTCCAACACGTGCTCGCTCCGGTCGAGCGTGCAGGCAAGCCGATACTGACCGATTCGGAGTTTCGAGAACGGACCACCGGTCAGCGGTTCGAGGAATGCGTCAGGCTCGCGTCACTTCGATTCGACAACCTCGTCGAGTTTCGAGACGACCCGGTCCTGTACGTGCAGGTCGAGCGAATCGAACTGCTCCGCAGCTTGCGGCGTGAACTTCCACGTCCAATCGTCGTCACTCGTCATCCGCGTCCTGATCCATCATCTCGACGACTTCCTCGCGGGATACCAGTTCTGCCTCGCCCGACCGAAGGTTGTGCTCGCTCGCCGCGATCTGTTTCCACCCTTCGCGCGAGAACTCCGGGTGCTTCACCGCGTCGCGGGCAGCGTAGCGGAGAAACTCACTCCGCGAATTGAACCCCTGTTCTTGCCACGTCGTGTCGATATCTTCGAGGAACGCCTTGCTGAGCCGAAGATTTATCTGGACCATCTCGGGCCCGTCGTCGCCACCAGTAGTATCCGCGTCGGACATATACAGATGCTTTGCGCTCGTATATACTAAATCTTCCCACTGCTGCGCCGACGACTACAGGACCTCAGAGGTGAATATGATACATACTGCGAGCGCATACCCGCGATTCGAGGCGACTGTGACGACTGGCAGTGTTACGGCGGTTCCCTCACCTATTTGTCGTCGTCACGGAGGTGATCGTAGGCCCTGTTCGCCCCGACGAGCGCTGCGAGTGACGCGAGTCCCGACACCACTCCGAACCCGGGGCCGTTTGCGGACGGGCTCGCTGTCGACCCGTCTTCACCAGATCCGCTGTTTGCGCCACTGGTGTCGGCGGTTTCTGTCTCCCCGTCATTCGCTGTTGCAGTGGCTGCGTTCTCGTCCAGTGTTACCTGGATGGTGTGTGCCTCGTCCTCTTCGAGTTGGACCTGCGTCGCGAAGGTCTCGTAGCCAGATAGGTCGACATCGGCGGTGAGGTTCGCGGGGGAGAGCTGCACTGGCCCGAATCTTCCCTGGGTGTTTGTCTGCAGCGTCGCGACCACGGTGTCCGTGTCGATGTCCACAATATCGACAGCCACGCCTTCCGCGGGCGTGCCGTCCTGATACCGAACCCTGCCGCGCACACGGCTGTTCGGGGTCGCCGTGCCGGTGTCCTCGTCCAGTGTTACCTGGATGGTGTGTGCCTCGTCCTCTTCGAGTTGAACCTGTGTTGCGAAGGTCTCGTAGCCAGATAGGTCGACATCGGCGGTGAGGTTCGCGGGGGAAAGCTGTACCGGCCCGAACGCCCCCTGGGTGTTTGTCTGCAGCGTCGCGACCGCGGTGTCCGTGTCGATGTCCACGATATCGACAGCCACGCCTTCGGCGGGCGTGCCGTCTTCATACGTCACCTCGCCAGTGATGCGGCTGTTCGGCCCCTCGCCGTCGGGACAGGACCCGTAATCGACGGAGCCACGTCGGTCAGTGACGTCGCCGTCGAAGGCGTAGAGCGTCTCCTGGTTGGCGACGTACACTAAGCCGTTGGAGATGGCTGGGGAGGTAGTCACCTTGCTCTCGAGATTCTCCGCCCACAGCCGCCCGCCGTCGGCAGCGTCGATAGCGTGGAACTGCCCGCCAGTGTCGCCGACGTAGACGACGCCATTTGCGACGGCTGGGGCTGCCACCACCTTGCTGCCAAGGATCGTCGACCACTGTTCGTCACCGGTCGCAGCGTCGAACGCACGGAGCTTCCCGTCTCTCGTCCCCACGAAGAGGGTACAGCCGGCCACCGCTGGGCCTGCGTCGGGCCCGAGATCGACGCCCTCGGTCTTCCAGACCTCCTCGCCGGTGGTGGGGTCGAGCGCCCAGAGGACTTCGGACTCGTAGTCACCCAGATAGAGGAGACTGTTCGCGACGGTGGGTGCGGTGAGGTAGTATTGAGCGTTGCCAACGTCGACGAGGTCCTGTTTCCAGTCGAGGTCACCCGTCGCCGCGTCGAAGGCATAGACGTACAGCGTGTCAAGCCCGCTCGTCGTTGCGTATACCGTGCCGTCGTGGACCGCTGGCGTCGTCCGAAGCTTGAGCCTCTCATTATCTTCGTGCGTGTCGTACGCCCACTGGATCGTCCCGTTGGCTGCGTCGACTGCGTACATCGTGCCCGCGTTGGTGCCGAAATAGATCGTTCCGTCGTCGACGGCCGGTGACGCCCGGGCTTTTCCTTCGACCTCGTAGGTCCACTGCTCTGTACCCGTCGCTGGATCGGCCGCGACCACTTTCCCGTCGGTGTGGATGTAGTAGAGGCGACCCTCGGCGACCGCTGGCGTGGTCTCGACGCTCCTGAAGAACAGTTGGCCGGTGCTCCACGTCTGCTCTCCGCTGTTGGCGTCCACTGCATAGAGTTGCCCGCCGCGACTCGTGGTAGACCCGATGTAGACAATGCCGTCGGCAACGACCGGCGAAGAGTGCGTGAACGTATCGTTGTTTGCAGACGTCCGAGTCCAGGCAGTCGTCGGATTCCCGGTCGGTGTCAGTGCATCCGGGCTATGGCGCGTATTTCTCAGGTCGTAGCCCGCCGTTGGCCACGCCACGTTTGCCTGCGTTTGGCGCTCGCCGGTTGCCAACGAACGCTCCGTGGAGCGCCCCGTAACCTGCCCGATCATACCCGTCCCGAGGCCACTGCCCGCCAGGAGTGCAGTCGTCGATACACCGCCGAGTATCTGCCGACGCGAGACGTCCACCGAGGATTCATCCGTATCCTGCTCAGCAGTCATTGCACGCCTCCCCCAGTTTCAATTTTCCAGACATGTCGAATGGGAATATATCAACAACGTGGATTAAATCAGGATGCTATGTATCTAGAATCGTGTCGAAGTCGGCCGCTGTCGCTCTCTCTAGCTCCAACAGGGACCGGCCGAACCGTTGTGGTAACGTCTCTGTCAATGGATAACCTCCTGTTCACTGGATTAGCCCCGAATCTCTCATAGTCCCCCCGGGACTAGCCGCGAAAGAGTTTCAGTACCTCGTCAAGGACGTCCGGTTCCACGCCGACGAGATAATACTCACCGGGTTCGAGTTCCGTCTCGCCGCGCGCCATCCGCGTCCGGTTCCGATCCGAGATGACGAGGCTCCCTCTCGGGAGGCTGATATCTTCGAGCGTACGTCCGGCAACCGGGGCGTCCTCGGCGACCTCGATCTCCAGGATTTCGAGGTCGTGGTGGGTGGCGATGATGGTCCGTACTTCGTCGCCCGAGAGAATGTCAGCGGCTGTGTTCGCACTGAGTTCCTGTGGCAGGATCGTCGCGTCGGCAATCTCGTCGTACTCGTCCTCGGTTCCTGTCCCGGTTCGAGCGAGCGTTCTGATGTTGGGGGCGATTTGTTTTGCCTCCAAACAGATCGCGAGATTGGTCCCGGGCTCGTCGGTCAACGCGGCGATGGCGTCTGCCCGCTCGAGGTCTGCCTGTTCGAGAATCGACGGCGCCGTCGCATCTCCCTGCAGGACCATCGCGACGTACTCATCAGAGACCTCCTCTGATCGATCCTCGTCTTTCTCGATCAGGACGATCTCGTATCCGCGGTCTGCGAGTTCCTGTGCGGTTCGTAGTCCGATACGGCCGCCGCCGGCGATGACGATACGTTTCGTGTCTGGCATAGGTTCCTCCATCCGTCGGATTACTCGAACGTGGACCGTCGCTCTCGGCCTCTTTGACTATTCGAGGAGGCCACATTTCAAGTCCCTGGTTTTTCCAGCGGTTCAGGAAACCGAGCGAGCGCGTTGCTCACGTCAATACTGGCTGGCGGATTACTTGGCGCTGGCTTGATATCTCGATGAGTTCACGCGTGACTTCGCGGTTGGTTCACCCCCGATGAGGACGAAGACACGACGTCGTCAGGCGGAACTCGTGACCTCGATGTCCATCAGGTCAGAGACAGTCCGGTATCCGATGTTTCGTGCGTTCTCCTCGGGGAGCATCCCGAGTAACGCTCGCCCAGCATCCACCCAGGTGTCGAGTGCCCAGTCGGTATAGTGCCACTCGGCGGAAGCGTCCATCCCCCAGGTTAGTCGATCCGAGTACTCCTCGAGAACCACCTCGTACTCGTCGTAAAATCGCTGTGCAATCGTCTCGACGCCACCCCTCTCCGCAATCCGGGTTCGAAATTCGTCCTCGGTGAAGGTCCCCTCGCGGTACGCAAGCGGGTGTAATGTCGAGATATCGTAGGTCAGATTCGGGTTGTTCTCGAGGGCGTCGGCGACGAGTTCGCCCGTCGGTGTCTCTTGCCATTGATAGGTCGCGTGAACGAGAAACTGCGTGTCGCGGTTGTGGGCCATCGCGTTCGCGAGACTCGCTTTCGTGGGGCAGTCGCTGAACTCGTCCCACTCCTTGCGCATCTCCTCCGGATATCGCCACGGCTCCGATGCATGCACCATTACGGGAATCCCACGCTCTGCAGCCAGGTCCCACAACTCGAGGGCTTCAGGGTCGTCTGGCTGCGGCGGCGGCTCTCCTTCGGGTGTCACCCGGCCTTTGAATCCGAGTTCGCCGAGCCCGACGTACGGCCACGCTTCGAGACGCTGTCTGAACGCCGCCGCGAGGCTATCGTAGTCTTCCCGGAGTTCGTCCCACCCGAACACAAAGGGGAGCAGCCGCTCGTCGTGCTCGACGAGTTGGCCCATATACTCGTCCGCGGCGAACCCGATCACCTGCTCTACCTTGTTGCGGGCCATCCAGCGGACGTACCACTCGATATCCTCCCGGATGACGCTGTAACCATCCCAGCCGTGCATGTGTTCGTGTGCAGACACCAACGGGCCCTGGTAGTACTCGTCGGGCCACTCGCGAACGTCGACGCGCTCTGCCGTCGTAGACTCGGAGGGGGCTGTCGACGTCGATTCGGGGTCGTTGCCGAGACAGCCTGCTGTTGCACCCAGGAAACTGAGGAACGCGCGACGACTCCATCTTCGCATTATTGACCATACGGGGACGCCGTCTACAAATGGATTTACCCCACAGAGTTAGGTTGTGAGTGCCACGATGCTATTTGGGTTCGCTTTCTGCCCGTGGCGAGGGGACTTCTCATCACCATGTCTCGATTTGCCCTGGTGCATCCATCGAGCAGAGTGGTTCTGATACAATTCTGGTGG contains:
- a CDS encoding glucose 1-dehydrogenase, with product MSRDGDFAGETVVITGAGSGIGQATAIAFGEAGANVVVADVDREGGQETTTTITEETTGDATFVEVDVTDDDDVETMVETATSEFGGLDVAFNNAGIPGTFDAVDEISEKDWQAIIDVNLSGVWRSMRKEIPVMLEDGGGAIVNTASVLGKAGEAETPAYTAAKHGVVGLTKVAALERATDDIRVNAVCPGYIETQMLDDAGVTADEELRAETEALHPMGRLGRAEEIAEAVLWLASDDASFATGETLAIDGGYLSR
- a CDS encoding type II CAAX endopeptidase family protein, which gives rise to MTTRSGDGTGLRAFGFFCGGTLVFSWGLWALLFVGFVPSSAIGILARVGGFGPLVGALVALSATGRSIREWARSIIRIRIRARWVGWALVLPPLFIVLAGVVHVVVFGASIDLDAINPLWFYPIAVVVVFFVGGGQEELGWRGFALPALQQRLTALTASIAVGIVWALWHLPLFFLPGSAQSDLPMLPYIVAVTSASIVLTWLFNSSGSVLVPMLYHGGINPIAAYFPTGGVEAIGTVTGYTSYAIVLVVAVGLLLAVYGARHLSNQPRLTLSTGGAGRRA
- a CDS encoding UPF0175 family protein; protein product: MARITGSYPDDLNLLIEGAVEAGVFGGKSDALREFVREYFEDHENERIAAAVALYERERITLGDAARLAAVDRWTMRDILREHGVDLRLGLADEDDAAYEVEAASELEFDDADSDDEEQPAK
- a CDS encoding twitching motility protein PilT, with amino-acid sequence MTGTGVPANPSVLNTTVLSNFTYIDQLWVITGLSGVCTVPVVREELEDGVDSHPYLQSALAVLDDEIPVTTVSDTVANREAVVSDHLDPGEAQAFALADAHDGRLLTDDGDARSFAKEQGVTVVGSVGTLLAALDAGKIDESTADEWMSTWIDDIGYYVPYRTISKYR
- a CDS encoding CPBP family intramembrane glutamic endopeptidase — encoded protein: MTAADGSGVFESVRGFVRKQRLTSFFALAYALAWGVGALPDILGMTQPSWTSWFFAGFLSALAPSVAAALVVAASDESVREWFRRVAKVRVHWTWYAAAIVIPFLIVYAAGIVSWAIGGPIDWNAFEVNPTTIVIGIVIGTLLGGGQEEFGWRGFAQPELQERYGALGGALVVGVFWGFWHLPQFLPGGFRADWGVLMVGSYFVGIVGFSVLLAWVFNGSGGSAWLAMVMHGADNATQGRLPIDLSVVAPEGVLLPSALVTINVPHAILTWGVALGVVGLVGAGLYRDRVRWPSVGVGRTSGSN
- a CDS encoding CPBP family intramembrane glutamic endopeptidase, with product MSSPSLRGRVARHPVASFFLLAYGFSWVGWLPGILGAAEPIRTLSYVAGGFGPAVAGAVVTWLDGSSLRAWAGQIVRWRVAPRWYLAALFLPVLVVVLASAGMLLFGMGVDPSVLAGRASLVAVSFVTVALIGGGNEEPGWRGFALPRLQEQYAPVSATLILGVVWAFWHLPQLAADPNAVYSFAWLVEELPGLVLRVVNIVGFAFLLTWIYNGTESVLLAIVLHAGINTANSTLVPIPIDAITGESFLTVLVAVDIGVWLVAIALIVATGGRLGYDAGADRSKPSTPGRGSEVG
- a CDS encoding MarR family transcriptional regulator, with the protein product MSIDRDTFENTSEDELAELSVPDQVLGFLAANEDRAFKAREIASQIDVDEGAVSTALSRLKDRDLVEHKATYWAITDDAERLEGYSGYERATALFNDQFGAEDKNTWRGHAPEEPHPSVEDEQ
- a CDS encoding ribbon-helix-helix domain-containing protein, whose protein sequence is MSDADTTGGDDGPEMVQINLRLSKAFLEDIDTTWQEQGFNSRSEFLRYAARDAVKHPEFSREGWKQIAASEHNLRSGEAELVSREEVVEMMDQDADDE
- a CDS encoding PQQ-binding-like beta-propeller repeat protein → MTAEQDTDESSVDVSRRQILGGVSTTALLAGSGLGTGMIGQVTGRSTERSLATGERQTQANVAWPTAGYDLRNTRHSPDALTPTGNPTTAWTRTSANNDTFTHSSPVVADGIVYIGSTTSRGGQLYAVDANSGEQTWSTGQLFFRSVETTPAVAEGRLYYIHTDGKVVAADPATGTEQWTYEVEGKARASPAVDDGTIYFGTNAGTMYAVDAANGTIQWAYDTHEDNERLKLRTTPAVHDGTVYATTSGLDTLYVYAFDAATGDLDWKQDLVDVGNAQYYLTAPTVANSLLYLGDYESEVLWALDPTTGEEVWKTEGVDLGPDAGPAVAGCTLFVGTRDGKLRAFDAATGDEQWSTILGSKVVAAPAVANGVVYVGDTGGQFHAIDAADGGRLWAENLESKVTTSPAISNGLVYVANQETLYAFDGDVTDRRGSVDYGSCPDGEGPNSRITGEVTYEDGTPAEGVAVDIVDIDTDTAVATLQTNTQGAFGPVQLSPANLTADVDLSGYETFATQVQLEEDEAHTIQVTLDEDTGTATPNSRVRGRVRYQDGTPAEGVAVDIVDIDTDTVVATLQTNTQGRFGPVQLSPANLTADVDLSGYETFATQVQLEEDEAHTIQVTLDENAATATANDGETETADTSGANSGSGEDGSTASPSANGPGFGVVSGLASLAALVGANRAYDHLRDDDK
- a CDS encoding TrkA family potassium uptake protein; translated protein: MPDTKRIVIAGGGRIGLRTAQELADRGYEIVLIEKDEDRSEEVSDEYVAMVLQGDATAPSILEQADLERADAIAALTDEPGTNLAICLEAKQIAPNIRTLARTGTGTEDEYDEIADATILPQELSANTAADILSGDEVRTIIATHHDLEILEIEVAEDAPVAGRTLEDISLPRGSLVISDRNRTRMARGETELEPGEYYLVGVEPDVLDEVLKLFRG